The genomic region TGATGATGtggatgtgctgtatatatgcgcATGAATTGTATATCCTGTGATGAAGGATCAGTCCTGCacatacatccccctcctccccccaataTATTGTAGAGATGGATCAGTCTCTAAAGATTCTCGATAACCAATCATTTGTCAAAATACAATTTTGTAAGTTTTTGTTGAATCCTTTATAAAGTGTCTGAGGGACAGAGGAGACTCCTGCGCTCATTTGCTGGATGGATGCAGGGATCCGATAATGTAATGACTTTCTCTTCTCAGGAAGATGAATCTGGCCAATCACTTGTCCCCAGAGATCCAGAGCAGCGTCACCATAGAATATCTCAACGCGTCCGGACAAGCGACGAAACGGAAGGTCATCCGCAACGCCTTCACCTCCCTGGGGCGTAACGAGTTCCGGGAGCTGGTGCTGAAGGTCAGCGATGGGAAGTTACCCCAGAACTTCATCCTGAAGCAGATCCAGATCTTCACCCGCTTCATCCGTGAGGGGAAAAGCTCCATCGTCATCCGACCCGACAACATCCAACTGCTGATCTCCAACTGCCCCTCCGACCAGCTCAAGCATTTCATGAAGACCCTGATGATCAAGCACGAGGCCGGGAAGAGCGAGAAGCCGGTGAACGAGCGCATGCGCCTCCTGTCAGGACTCCCACGGATGTTTGAGACCATCAGCCCCGTCCAGAAGAAAGACGTGGAGCAAGCAAATGAGATGCGAGCAAAGGTCAATGGTCAACAGACCCCCCTAAAGGGCAAAGGGCTCAGCAACCGGGCACCAAACGCCACCAACAGATGTCAGCAGAAGCGGCCGAGGACGGTGTCATCCGAGAACACCCTGGTGAGTGATAGGACTGAGCAGTATTATActcgagagctgcactcactattctgctgctggtgcagtcactgtgtacatacatgacattacttatcctttactgatcctgagttacatcctgtattatactccagagctgtactcactattctgctgctggtgcagtcactgtgtacatacatgacattacttatcctgtactgatcctgagttacatccagtattataccccagagctgctctcgctattctgctgctggtgcagtcactgtgtacatacatgacattagttatcctgtactgatcctgagttacatcctgtattataccccagagctgcactcactattctgctgctggtgcagtcactgtgtacatacatgacattacttatcctgtactgatcctgagttacatcctgtattatactccagagctgcactcactattctgctgctggtgcagtcactgtgtacatacatgacattacttatcctgtactgatcctgagttacatcctgtattatactccagagctgcactcactattctgctgctggtgcagtcactgtgtacatacatgacattacttatcctgtactgatcctgagttacattctgtattataccccagagctgcactcactattctgctgctggtgcagtcactgtgtacatacatgacattacttatcctgtactgatcctgagttacatcctgtattataccccagagctgcactcactattctgctgctggtgtagtcactgtgtacatacatgacattacttatcctgtactgatcctgagttacatcctgtattataccccagagttgGATTCTCCATTCTCTGAAGTCTTATATTAGAGCTGCATTCATTATTACCCTGGTGTGTaatctcccagcatgtcctgcttGTTCAGTGACTGCATAGACCTTTTTCTGGGAATGTTACTTACTCTTTAGGCCTCTGATGTGAGGACTGGTTGTATCTTGGTGTTTTTCTGCACTTTTTACAAAATCTCATATTTTTGGTTTCTAGATTTCTGAGCTTCGCCCCAGTAAGAAGCCGGCGCTGTCCATGCCACAGCAGCTGCAGCTCTCGACAGAACAGTCTACGGTTCTCGGTACCGTCCTCAGCGGGAAGAACGTGTTCTTTACAGGAAGTGCAGGTGGGCAAGAGAGAATGGCGTCACCATGTGACCCTCCATCCAGCCTGCAGTGTAGAGCATGGAGGCCCCAGGCATCATATGCACAGTGTAAAGTCGCTGCTCTTCTCCTTCCAGGCACCGGAAAATCTTTTCTCCTGAAGAGGATTATTGGGGCTCTCCCGCCAAAAAGCACTTATGCCACAGCGAGTACAGGGGTAGCCGCCTGCCATATAGGGGGCACCACACTACATGCCTTCGCAGGTGAGGAATATAACCATGTGAACCAAAAATAGccgtatatacagattatacaccaccactagggggagctcactatatacagattatacaccaccactagggggagatcactacatacagattatacaccaccgctagggggagatcactacatacagattatacaccaccactagggggagctcactacatacagattatacaccaccactagggggagctcactacatacagattatacagccaccactagagggagctcactacatacacattatacaccaccagtaggaggagctcactacatacagattatacaccaccactagggggagctcactacatacagattatacaccaccactagggggagctcactacatacatattatacagtcaccactagggggagctcactacatacagattatacaccaccactagggggagttcactacatacagattatacaccaccactagggggagctcactacatacagattatacaccaccactaggaggagatcactacatacagattatacaccaccactagggggagatcactgcatacacattatacaccaccactaggaggagctcactacatacagattatacaccaccactagggggagctcactacatacagattatacaccaccactagggggagctcactacatacacattatacaccaccactaggaggagatcactacatacagattatacaccaccactagggggagctcactacatacacattatacaccaccactaggaggagatcactacatacagattatacagtcaccactaggaggagatcactacatacagagtatacaccaccactagggggagatcactacatacagattatacaccaccactagggggagatcactacatacagattatacaccaccactagggggagatcactacatacagattttacaccaccactagggggagatcactacgtacagattatacaccagcactagggggagatcactacatacacattatacaccaccactagagggagattactacatacagattatacaccaccactagggggagctcactacatacacatctcTTTCCCCCTTGTGGTTTTGGAGAATCCCACCTAATTGGTAATTCTTGTTGCAATCAGGGATCGGCTCTGGGAAGGCTCCGCTGGAGCAGTGTATAGAGTTGGCCATGAGGCCGGGGGTCCGCCAGCACTGGATAAGCTGCCGGCACCTGATCATAGATGAGGTCTCCATGGTAGAAGGGGAGTTCTTTGACAAGCTGGAGGCTGTGGCCAGGTAAAGATGGCGGCTGTGATCTGCGGGGGAGGGGAGGTGGGGGCGGAGCTGATCACTTACCTGCTATGTTACCCCTTACAGGGCAGTTCGCAGGCGAGACGAACCCTTCGGTGGGATCCAGCTCATTGTTTGTGGGGACTTTCTGCAGCTTCCGCCGGTGACACAGGCCTCAAACCAAACCAAGTTCTGCTTCCAGGTGGGAATCGCATTCTAGTTTCAGTGATACGTGACACGCAGGCCGGATGGCATGATGCCAGAGTGATGCATTGTGGTCCACAATGTCTTGTGTGCAAGGTTAATAAATGTGACATTTGGGGCTTTATGTGGCAACATCTTGTGTGAAGATT from Engystomops pustulosus chromosome 10, aEngPut4.maternal, whole genome shotgun sequence harbors:
- the PIF1 gene encoding ATP-dependent DNA helicase PIF1 isoform X1, producing MRRQIRICFVCLGSETEEKTEPRTSAGAGKMNLANHLSPEIQSSVTIEYLNASGQATKRKVIRNAFTSLGRNEFRELVLKVSDGKLPQNFILKQIQIFTRFIREGKSSIVIRPDNIQLLISNCPSDQLKHFMKTLMIKHEAGKSEKPVNERMRLLSGLPRMFETISPVQKKDVEQANEMRAKVNGQQTPLKGKGLSNRAPNATNRCQQKRPRTVSSENTLISELRPSKKPALSMPQQLQLSTEQSTVLGTVLSGKNVFFTGSAGTGKSFLLKRIIGALPPKSTYATASTGVAACHIGGTTLHAFAGIGSGKAPLEQCIELAMRPGVRQHWISCRHLIIDEVSMVEGEFFDKLEAVARAVRRRDEPFGGIQLIVCGDFLQLPPVTQASNQTKFCFQAKSWRRCIHLNMELTEVRRQTDKKFISLLQQIRLGRCTEEVTRELLLTGNHKIERDGILATRLCTHKDDVDLTNDRRLQQLPGEMHKYDALDSDPMLVKTVNAQCPVGEQILLKKGAQVMLTKNLDVGRGLVNGARGVVVGFEGTGRPLPKVRFLCGATEVMKPERWVIKGQGGVFLSRQQLPLKLAWAISIHKSQGMTLDCVEISLSRVFECGQAYVALSRARNLEGLRVMDFDPKAVNANHYVLQFYARLRKERAMYQTCLDPYLVEKENS
- the PIF1 gene encoding ATP-dependent DNA helicase PIF1 isoform X2 encodes the protein MNLANHLSPEIQSSVTIEYLNASGQATKRKVIRNAFTSLGRNEFRELVLKVSDGKLPQNFILKQIQIFTRFIREGKSSIVIRPDNIQLLISNCPSDQLKHFMKTLMIKHEAGKSEKPVNERMRLLSGLPRMFETISPVQKKDVEQANEMRAKVNGQQTPLKGKGLSNRAPNATNRCQQKRPRTVSSENTLISELRPSKKPALSMPQQLQLSTEQSTVLGTVLSGKNVFFTGSAGTGKSFLLKRIIGALPPKSTYATASTGVAACHIGGTTLHAFAGIGSGKAPLEQCIELAMRPGVRQHWISCRHLIIDEVSMVEGEFFDKLEAVARAVRRRDEPFGGIQLIVCGDFLQLPPVTQASNQTKFCFQAKSWRRCIHLNMELTEVRRQTDKKFISLLQQIRLGRCTEEVTRELLLTGNHKIERDGILATRLCTHKDDVDLTNDRRLQQLPGEMHKYDALDSDPMLVKTVNAQCPVGEQILLKKGAQVMLTKNLDVGRGLVNGARGVVVGFEGTGRPLPKVRFLCGATEVMKPERWVIKGQGGVFLSRQQLPLKLAWAISIHKSQGMTLDCVEISLSRVFECGQAYVALSRARNLEGLRVMDFDPKAVNANHYVLQFYARLRKERAMYQTCLDPYLVEKENS